The DNA window GGATGTTCCAGGCCATTGAGTAAATAATAAAAACTAAGATCAACATTACTAATTTAAACATAAACTATCAAGGAGGCCTAAATTTGCAGCGTGAAAACAACTACCCATGTATAATGATACAGGGAACATCATCAAATGCAGGTAAAAGTGTTGCAGTAACTGCCCTGTGCAGAATATTTGCTAAAAGAGGCTATAAAGTTGCTCCATTTAAGTCACAGAACATGTCCCTAAATTCATACACAACCAATGAAGATGCTGAAATTGCAATGGCCCAAGTACTGCAGGCAGAAGCAGCAGGTGTGGAACCATCATATAATATGAACCCCATTCTGCTCAAACCAAAGGAAGATTTTATTTCCCAGGTTATAGTGCATGGAAAACCTGCAGGAGACATGAACTTCTACCATTACCAGAACAACTTCAGGCAAGAAGCACTCGCAGCAATAGAAAGTTCCATCAATGCATTGAAGGAAGATTACGATGTTATAGTCATCGAAGGTGCAGGATCACCGGCAGAAATTAACATGCTTGATAAAGACCTTGCAAACATGCAAATAGCTAGGATGGCTGATGCAGATGTAATATTAGTTGCAGATATTGACAGGGGCGGAGTTTTTGCATCCATAGCAGGTACATTCTCCTTACTTCCAGAGGAGGACAGGAACAGGATCAAGGGAATTATCATCAACAAGTTCAGGGGTAATTTGGACATTTTAATGCCTGGAATCAGGCAGATAGAAGAAATTGTGGGAGTTCCAGTTTTGGGTGTACTGCCCTACGATGATGATCTGAAACTTCCTGAAGAGGATTCAGCATCGTTGTCAGAACACAAGTATCGTGGAGATGGTGATGTTGTAATAGGTGTTCTAAGACTTCCAAGAATATCTAACTTCACAGACATAGATCCACTTGAATACGAACCAGATGTAACAATTAAGCTAATTGAAATGGATGATGAAATTGGAGATGTGGACGCACTAATACTGCCAGGAACCAGAAACAGTGTGAGCGACCTTGTTGCCCTTAAAAAATCTGGACATGCCGATAAAATCGTTGAACTATCCAAAAAAATACCAGTATTTGGGATATGTGGAGGTTACCAGATTTTGGGAACCATGATCCACGATGAAGATCACCAAGAATCCAAACACGGCACTGTGGAAGGTCTGGGTTTGCTGGACATTGAAACCAGGTTTGGTGAAGTTGAAAAGGTAATCACCCAAAGTAATGGTATTTTAACTGGGAAAGGAATGTTTAAAGATCTAGAGGGAGAACTTGTTGAGGGTTATGAACTTCACGAAGGCACAAGTTCCATTAATAACTCCCAAGCCCTCATAAAAATTGTGAAGGGATTTGGTAATGATTCAAAGGGTTACGATGGTGCAGTGAATGGTTTGGTCTCTGGAACCTATCTCCATGGAATTTTCCATAATTTCAAGTTCAGAAGAACCTTCACTGATCACGTTAGAAGCAGTAAAGGGATGGAAAAATTAGGATTTGGAACCGATGACTTCGAAGACATGAAAAGATCTTCAATCGAAAGACTGGCAAATATCTTCGAAGAAAATGTGGATATGAGTATCATCGATGCAAAATTAGTTGATATCCAAAGGTAACTAAAAGAGAATTGAATAGGGAGTTACTGTGTGAATTTTTTGGTTACTTCCTTGATTGCATGGGTCTTGGCAAGTATTGATATCTTATCCCCTTCCTTCAACATCATACCCTCCTTGGGTATTTTTATTTCACCATTTTTGTAAATTGCAGCTATGATGTAGTTGTCTGTGGGACTGACTTCCCCTATTTTTTTTCCAATAACCTTCTTGTTGTTAACACTTATATCAAGAAGCTCAGCATTTCCTTTTCCAATAACAATCAGATCAGCTATTTTCGGACGTGTTATCAGCTTTTCAAGGTAACCTGCAGCTGTAAGTTCAGGACTCACAACAACATCGATCCCAACTTTACGGAAAGCATCATCGTGATCAGGGTTACTCACCCTTGCAATTACCTTAGGTATTTTATAATCCTTCACTAGTATGCATGATAAGAGGTTAGCCTCATCATTGCCTGTTGCAGCTACAAAAACATCAGCATCTGCTATGTTAGCTTCCTTGAGCGTTTTAATGTCGGTACCATTTCCACAAATGACCATCGCATCCAATTCACTCGCTGCATTACTGCACAGATCCAAATTGTTTTCTATTAAAGTTACATCATTTCCAACTGAAACCAGGGAAGATGCCAGTGCAAGACCAACCCTTCCCCCACCCATTATAACCACGTACATGTTAACACCATCACAATCGATCTTGAACTTTTTTCGTTAATCATTCAACTGAATAAATTTTATTTGATCCTAATTTTATATTCACTGTTGTTTTATAGTAATATCTTCATTCTTGAATGATCATGCTATATAAAATTAATGTCCAGTTTTAATTTAATGTAAGGAAATCTTTACAATAAAATATTTCAGTTTTTAACAGGTTTAAGCATTAAAAATCATTAAATTCTAATTATTATCATTTTATAACATTTTAAACCCATTATAAATGGTTAAAATCTTGTGTTCGAGATTAAATTTAGTAATAATCATTATTTTAGTTGGGGTTTCTGTACCCCGAAATTTTGTTGAAATTTTATTAATGAAGGTTACAAACCTAAAAGCTTATATACCAGTAACGCAAAACCATGGTATGTTGTCAAAAGTATTCTATGCGGCGTTAGTCCAGCCTGGTTAAGACTCTGGCCTGCCACGTCAGTGACCCGGGTTCAAATCCCGGACGCCGCATTGCGGTTGTAGTCTAGTCTGGTTAGGACTTGGGCCTTCCAAGCCTACGACCCGGGTTCAAATCCCGGCAGCCGCACTCATTTTATTAAGCTATCAGTTGGAAATCCTTTAGTGGTATTTCCAACCCAGTTTAATATTGTTTTAATTTCAATAAGATTTTTCATTGTTTGTTAAGCAAATAATATTAGGAATAAATTCAATTTACTCATTTTTCGTATCATTGTTCATACTTTTTATGGATCGAACAGTAAAATCCATAACGTGTGAAACATAATTTCAAACTGAAAATCCAATTACTATATGAATACTTATTGTTAATACTCACTTTCATTTTCAGATAATTTTTGGTTTTTAAAATTGTTTCAAATAAAAAAAAATAATTGTACAGGAAAAAAAATTATGCAGGTACCAGAAGTTCAGCTGCCACCATTCTACAGATGTCGGTTCTAGTAATTACTCCAACAGGTTTATCCTTCTCAAGAACAAGCAATCCCGAAACATCTGCCCTAACCATTAAATTAGCAGCATCTTCTATCCCATTGTCTGAATCAATGGTCATAACATCCTCAGACATAATATCTGATATACTTAACGATGCCATTTCACTATTTGTGGGTCTTAAACTACCTAAAACTCCTATAAGATCTGAATAGGATACTACTCCCTTGGGATCTCCATCAGCATCCAATACAAACAGTCTCCGCACACCTTCCTTATACATCTTCTTAAATGCATCTAAAGGCTTTGATTCTGGATTAACAGTTATTACACCCTGATTCATGGCTTCTTTGACTTCCATTTTGATCCTCCAAAATTTTGAATAATCACCATCACAGTCATTAATAAATAGATTTAGTTGAAATGATTAATATTTATTTGCACATCCAATTTCCAGATGTTGAAAAACATATGAACTAGTTACAGATACATGAAATCATTTCAAATGTTCATCCCTAACAAACTCAAAGCCATAAAAATAATCACGATAATAGAAAAAAGTATTAAGTATTAATTATATATCATTTGAATGTGAACTTGACACTACCAAATCCTATTAAATATTTTTGAGGAAAGGTTTAAATAGTGCCAAATTTAGTATTATGGTATTATAAAAATGGGGAGGGAACAACGTGATGCGTATTAGTATGTCACTACCTAAAAAATTACTCAATGATTTTGACGAAGTATTAAAAGACAGGGGTTATCAATCCCGTTCAAAAGGAATAAGAGATGCATTAAAAGATTACATTGTAAGATACCAGTGGATGAATGAAATGGAAGGAGACCGAATTGGAATCCTCGCAGTAATCTACGACCACCATTACACAGGAGTCATGGAGGACCTTACAGATATTCAACATGATTACCGTGATTATATCAACGCAGTGATGCACGTTCACATGACTGAAAAGTACTGTTTAGAAGTCATAGTAGTCAAGGGCGATGTTAAGTACATACGTGATCTTACAGAAAAAATTATGAGATTAAAAGGTGTGGAACACGTTAAACTAACAAGCACTGCCAGTGGAGAAAAAATAGAGTAAATATTTTTCCTTTTTTTTATTTTTAAATGCATGGTGTAATTGAATTCATTTTTTATTCTAAATCATATGACACTTGTAAACACTCCGTATCACCACAACTTAAGATCTGATTATGAAAGGTTGGCAGGATTCTTCGAAGCCATCAAAGAAAAATCTAAGGGCACAGTTTTTGATCTTGGAACAGGTTCGGGTGTTCTATCTTCGTGGGCAGCACAGTATGCAGATAAGGTTGTGGCTGTAGAAATTAACAGAACAACCTCAAAAATTGCCCAAAGAAATCTTGAAGCCTTCAACAATGTTGAGGTAGTGAATGCCGATGCAAGTAAGTATCAATTCAGTACCAAGGCAGATGTTATAATCTGTGAAATGCTTGACACAGCACTCATAGATGAAGAACAGGTACCTGTACTCAACTCAGCACTCAAGTACTTGAAGGAAGATGGGGTGATAATTCCATGTGGAATTATTAACTGTATAGAACCAGTTGAATCATCATGTGAACATATATCTTATGAAGAAGATGGTTTTCCTAAAAATTCTGTTCTTGGAGATCCAATATTCTACAGTAAACTAATGTTCAGCAAACCTGTTGAACCCAAGTTCAAGCAAATGTTTATGATCAAGATCAACAGAAAAGGAATAGTTAATGGATTGAAGTTAACAACATTCACTTTAATAACTGAAAAGATTATCTGCGGACCAACACCCATGTTAAATCCCCCTCTAATAATTCCTCTGAAGAAAATTAATGTGGTTGAAAATGATATGCTGGAAGTTAATCTGAGTTATGAAATGGGCGGAGGACTGGAAAGTGTTAGAGCAAGAGCTGAAAAAATTCATCCAAAACCATGAAAATATCATATTTCTATGCATTGGCAACGAAATGCGGGGAGATGATGCAGCAGGACCCATCATAGCCGAAAAATTCGGCCAGGAAATTCAGAAACATCCAGATAAGTATCTGATGATGAGTGTGGTGAATGCAGGCACAGTACCTGAAAATTACACCGGAATGATACGATCCAAACAGCCCTCACACATCATATTCGTTGATGCCGTTGAAATGGGCCTTGATCCTGGAAGTTTAAGACTGGTTCATCAGGATGAAATTGCAAGTTACAGCATATCCACCCATGCAATGCCACTATCGTTCATGATAAAATATTTGAAATCATTTTCTGATGCTGAAATAATATTGATTGGAATACAACCCAAATCCCTTGAAATGTTTGAAGAAATCTCTGAAGAACTTAAAGAAGGTATTGAATCCTTGATGATAGAACTTATAAGGATTTTTCAGTGTCAAGATCCATGAAATAGAAGCTAATATTAAAGAACTCAATGGATCATAGATATAATATCCAAACATTCGATTAGGATTTCAAAATAAAAATTTAAGCAAATCTGTAATATTTTTCAATTAAATAAACTGTGATAAAATGAAGATACTTTTTATAGGCGCACGTTTGTTCGACGATGTAGCACTTTACACCAAACAAAATACAATTAAAACCATTATAACCGAATCTAATTCTGAATCACCAAATCTTAAACTTTCAGACCAATTTTTTGAAGTTTCGAGGGGAATGGAAGAACCCATGAAAATTGCTATTCAAGAAGAAGTTGATGGAGTGGTTCCCCTGATAGGTGTTGATGGTCCGCTTGTTGATGTTGCAAAGATGAAAGAAATCCTTGAAAAAGACCATGGCATCCCAGTAGCAAGTTCAGGTGTTAAAGCCGCTTCAATCTGTGCAGATAAAATTAAAACCAAACAATTCTTTGTTGATAACAGTATTGAAACCCCTGAATTTTTTAAACTCTCAAAAAACAACAATGCTAATTTATTAACGAAACTACTATCTAAATCCCCAGTTGTGCTGAAACAGGGCAGTGGCCAGGGCGGATCAGGCATCAAAATCGTTTCAAAGTTTGAAGAAGTTGGAAACTACTTCGATGGCTTTGATGAAACATTGGCAGAAAAATTTCTGGAAGGGTACGAAGTATCCATCGAAGTATTGAGATGGAATGGAAAAACCATTCCACTGGTTCCAGTTCACAAGGGAAAAACAACTATAAATGGTTTGCACCCCCTAAAAAAGGTTAAAAAAGCACCTCTAGATATTGATGGTGTTGACAATGATTTAAATAACGAAGAGATCCGGAAAATAGCCATTAAAATTGCAGATACCCTCAATTTAGAGGGAACTGCCGACATCGACCTGATATTCGACATGAAAACCGGAAAAAATTATGTGATTGAAATCAATGCAAGGCCGAGCGGAACTCGCTACATAACTGGTGCTGCAACCAATGTTTATATCATGCAAGAACTCGTGAAGATGGTTTCTGGTGTGTGGGATCCCTCTGAACTAAGGGACAGGATCAAAAATTATTCTTCCATCGAAGTACCAGTTGGAAGTTACAGCTCTTCTAAGAACAACTACAAATTCAGGGAATTTAGTGGTGAAAATTCATGGATAATTCATGGTCCAGAAAACCATGAACGCATCACGATCAGGGGCGATTCAATGGCCAACGCAGTTAAAACTGCCGAGGATTTGAAAATTTTATTGGAGTAGTACATCCATAGATATATATCAATCTAAAATTTATTGAAATAACAGTAAAAATTATAACTTTATAAATGAATCTGACCAAAATTATCAAAATAGAGTCATAGGTGGTATCTTGAACAATTTTAACCTGGAAATCTTCATATTCTTACTCGCATTCTTATCAACTGCAATTTTCACGTATTTGGTTAAAAAATTCTTGAAGTATGCAGATGTAAAAGACAACCCGATAGTTACTGAACACAGCCATAAAGCTGGTACACCCACAATGGGCGGAATTGCCATTCTCATGGGAGTTTTGTTGATTGCATGTGTGTACTACACAAATTCACAGCTTGTTTTAACAGTTTTAATAATGATGGTTGCTGGTATTGTTGGTTTGATGGATGATCTAATAGGCCTCAAAACCAAGGAAATTCAGAAAGTTGTTATGAACAAGAGTGCTGAACCAGTTGAAATTGGAAGATTAACACTCAAAAACGGAGAAAACGCCAGAGTTACCACACCTAAAGCAAAAAAAGATCTTGAAGAGCTTCTTAGAACTGATAAAGTTGAAATCATTGGTGAAGCACCTATAAAAAGTGAGATTAAAGAGAATGAAAAAATAGCATCCCAAATTTTGGTTTCACTCTTCTTAGTTGCTTCAGGAGCTGTTGGTGCTTCAGTTCTTGGTTTCAATATTGGATTGTTGATCATACCCGTGGTGATCTGTGGTATAGTTGGATCAATCAACTCAGTGAATTTGATAGACGGTATGGATGGACTCGCAGCTGGAATACTGGGAATAGCATCAATTGCTTCGGGACTTTTCGCATTTTCCAAGGGAAACCCAATGGGAGCATTACCATTTATAGTAATAGCAGGAACATGCTTCGGTTTCTTGGTGTTCAACAGATATCCTGCATCCATATTCATGGGAGACACAGGTTCCTTTGCCCTTGGTGCTGGATATATTACCGCAGCATTTCTTGGAGACGTCGTATACTTCGCAATCATAGCACTAGCAGTTCCAATAATATCCGTTATCATAAGCCTTCTTCACAGGGCACATGTCATCAAACTGCCTGTTGAACCACTCCACCATACACTGCATTACAAGGGACTGTCCGAAAAGAAGATCGTGGCAGTTTACTGGGGAGCAACCATAGTAATTTCAGGTGCAGCACTCTTCATCTACAACGTGATCTAAAAAAAAACTTAGAACATTTAGGGGATAATATGACAGAATTAACAACTTCCTATCTGGCCAATAAAATCGATGGAAAATTAACAGGGCCAGATATAGTTATTCAGGGAATTTTCACCTTCTTAAACCATGCAAAACCTGGAGATGCAGTTATTAGACATTGGATCGATGAAAAGGGTGTGGAAATAGCAAGAAATAGGGGTGTTTCATGTGTTGTTACTCAAAACCCCAAGGGTGATGCCGTGAAAACAGCACAAGAACTTGATTTTCCATTGATAATCACCCCAAAAATTGAACTTGCCAATGCATTTGCACTCAGATGGTCCATTGAAAAATTTGCCCCTGGATCCATACGAGTGGTTGTAACAGGCACCAATGGAAAGTCAACAACAACCCACATGATACAAAACATACTTAATCATGCAGGTTACAACTGTTACACCAACACAGATTCTAAATCTGAATTTAACACCTTGATTGACCCTGTTGTTTCTGATCAAATATCACGTTTCAAAGCAAAAACCAAAAAACCCATTGATGCAATGGTGGTAGAAGTTTCAGAAGTTCAGGGATGGATGGATAAGCTCATGAAAGATCATGCTTACCTAATGACAGATGCAGTTAAACCAGATGTTCTGGTTCTGACCAACATAACCATGGATCATATTGGTCTAATCAATTCCATTGAAGAAACCTACGCCGAGATATACGGAGCCCTGGCTGCAGTAGAAAAATCATGCCAAAATAACTACGCTGTTTTAAATTATGATGATCCGCTTCTAAGAAAAATGGCTGGAGAAATTGTGACCTGTCCAAGCATAATATCCCACGGTTCTGTTGAACCAGATTTTAATCCGGATCTAACTGTTAAATCCGACGGAATACACCATGAAGATGAACTGTTTTTAAAGATGGAAGATCTTCCATTTAAAAGTAAGCACTTCCTACAAAATACAATGGCAGCCATAGGTGCGTGTTTGGCACTGAACATCGATACCAGTGCCATAAAAGCTGGAATTTTGTCTTACAGTCCATTAAACAGAAGATTTTCAATTCTTTACCAAGAACCTTTGATAATAGATGATTTCGCCCACAACCCCGACGGAATCACAGCAACCATTAAAAGCGCCTCTGAAATGTCTGAAGGCACCCTGATTATCTTGTTTGCAGTCCGAGGATCTAGGGGCGAAGTCATAAACCGTTTAAATGCAGAGGCACTTGCATCTGCCCTTCAAGCCGTTGATTACTCCCTGATTATTACAAGCAGTTCTGAAGTTGTTGACGAGTTGAACACTGTTCATGCCTCTGAAATTGAGGTTGTGAGGAAAGTTATGGATGAACATAAACTAGAACACACCTTCAAAGAAGAACTGGAAGATGCCCTAAATTACACCTTGAACACCGCAAAAAAGGAAGATACTATTCTATTAATTGGTGCCCAGGGAATGGATCCTGCTAAGGACATTTTAAACCGGATAAAAGGTCCAGAATAAAATTAATGAATTTAATACCCTATTTATTTTAAAATACACCCAATATCTGCCTAGTTTAAATCGTGGGGATCAGTTTTACTCATTGTCATGGCCATTAGAATGAGAAATTGATAAGTACTACTTGGAAATAATACTTAGTAGATTAAGATTTAAATCTGATTAAAAGAAATAATATGGATTACAGTGTTTAAAAGATTCTTGTGAGAAATTGTTATGAAGTGTTTAGTAATTGGTGCAGGTAATGCTGGAAGGCCCGTGGCAAGGATATTGAATTATGTTGGGAACAGCATCCTGATGACAGACAGAAAAAAAATGAATGA is part of the Methanobacterium lacus genome and encodes:
- the cobQ gene encoding cobyric acid synthase CobQ, whose amino-acid sequence is MIQGTSSNAGKSVAVTALCRIFAKRGYKVAPFKSQNMSLNSYTTNEDAEIAMAQVLQAEAAGVEPSYNMNPILLKPKEDFISQVIVHGKPAGDMNFYHYQNNFRQEALAAIESSINALKEDYDVIVIEGAGSPAEINMLDKDLANMQIARMADADVILVADIDRGGVFASIAGTFSLLPEEDRNRIKGIIINKFRGNLDILMPGIRQIEEIVGVPVLGVLPYDDDLKLPEEDSASLSEHKYRGDGDVVIGVLRLPRISNFTDIDPLEYEPDVTIKLIEMDDEIGDVDALILPGTRNSVSDLVALKKSGHADKIVELSKKIPVFGICGGYQILGTMIHDEDHQESKHGTVEGLGLLDIETRFGEVEKVITQSNGILTGKGMFKDLEGELVEGYELHEGTSSINNSQALIKIVKGFGNDSKGYDGAVNGLVSGTYLHGIFHNFKFRRTFTDHVRSSKGMEKLGFGTDDFEDMKRSSIERLANIFEENVDMSIIDAKLVDIQR
- a CDS encoding potassium channel family protein, with protein sequence MYVVIMGGGRVGLALASSLVSVGNDVTLIENNLDLCSNAASELDAMVICGNGTDIKTLKEANIADADVFVAATGNDEANLLSCILVKDYKIPKVIARVSNPDHDDAFRKVGIDVVVSPELTAAGYLEKLITRPKIADLIVIGKGNAELLDISVNNKKVIGKKIGEVSPTDNYIIAAIYKNGEIKIPKEGMMLKEGDKISILAKTHAIKEVTKKFTQ
- a CDS encoding CBS domain-containing protein, whose amino-acid sequence is MEVKEAMNQGVITVNPESKPLDAFKKMYKEGVRRLFVLDADGDPKGVVSYSDLIGVLGSLRPTNSEMASLSISDIMSEDVMTIDSDNGIEDAANLMVRADVSGLLVLEKDKPVGVITRTDICRMVAAELLVPA
- the nikR gene encoding nickel-responsive transcriptional regulator NikR, which encodes MRISMSLPKKLLNDFDEVLKDRGYQSRSKGIRDALKDYIVRYQWMNEMEGDRIGILAVIYDHHYTGVMEDLTDIQHDYRDYINAVMHVHMTEKYCLEVIVVKGDVKYIRDLTEKIMRLKGVEHVKLTSTASGEKIE
- a CDS encoding 50S ribosomal protein L11 methyltransferase, which produces MTLVNTPYHHNLRSDYERLAGFFEAIKEKSKGTVFDLGTGSGVLSSWAAQYADKVVAVEINRTTSKIAQRNLEAFNNVEVVNADASKYQFSTKADVIICEMLDTALIDEEQVPVLNSALKYLKEDGVIIPCGIINCIEPVESSCEHISYEEDGFPKNSVLGDPIFYSKLMFSKPVEPKFKQMFMIKINRKGIVNGLKLTTFTLITEKIICGPTPMLNPPLIIPLKKINVVENDMLEVNLSYEMGGGLESVRARAEKIHPKP
- the hycI gene encoding hydrogenase maturation peptidase HycI, which gives rise to MLEQELKKFIQNHENIIFLCIGNEMRGDDAAGPIIAEKFGQEIQKHPDKYLMMSVVNAGTVPENYTGMIRSKQPSHIIFVDAVEMGLDPGSLRLVHQDEIASYSISTHAMPLSFMIKYLKSFSDAEIILIGIQPKSLEMFEEISEELKEGIESLMIELIRIFQCQDP
- a CDS encoding ATP-grasp domain-containing protein, translating into MKILFIGARLFDDVALYTKQNTIKTIITESNSESPNLKLSDQFFEVSRGMEEPMKIAIQEEVDGVVPLIGVDGPLVDVAKMKEILEKDHGIPVASSGVKAASICADKIKTKQFFVDNSIETPEFFKLSKNNNANLLTKLLSKSPVVLKQGSGQGGSGIKIVSKFEEVGNYFDGFDETLAEKFLEGYEVSIEVLRWNGKTIPLVPVHKGKTTINGLHPLKKVKKAPLDIDGVDNDLNNEEIRKIAIKIADTLNLEGTADIDLIFDMKTGKNYVIEINARPSGTRYITGAATNVYIMQELVKMVSGVWDPSELRDRIKNYSSIEVPVGSYSSSKNNYKFREFSGENSWIIHGPENHERITIRGDSMANAVKTAEDLKILLE
- a CDS encoding glycosyltransferase family 4 protein, giving the protein MNNFNLEIFIFLLAFLSTAIFTYLVKKFLKYADVKDNPIVTEHSHKAGTPTMGGIAILMGVLLIACVYYTNSQLVLTVLIMMVAGIVGLMDDLIGLKTKEIQKVVMNKSAEPVEIGRLTLKNGENARVTTPKAKKDLEELLRTDKVEIIGEAPIKSEIKENEKIASQILVSLFLVASGAVGASVLGFNIGLLIIPVVICGIVGSINSVNLIDGMDGLAAGILGIASIASGLFAFSKGNPMGALPFIVIAGTCFGFLVFNRYPASIFMGDTGSFALGAGYITAAFLGDVVYFAIIALAVPIISVIISLLHRAHVIKLPVEPLHHTLHYKGLSEKKIVAVYWGATIVISGAALFIYNVI
- a CDS encoding Mur ligase family protein, whose protein sequence is MTELTTSYLANKIDGKLTGPDIVIQGIFTFLNHAKPGDAVIRHWIDEKGVEIARNRGVSCVVTQNPKGDAVKTAQELDFPLIITPKIELANAFALRWSIEKFAPGSIRVVVTGTNGKSTTTHMIQNILNHAGYNCYTNTDSKSEFNTLIDPVVSDQISRFKAKTKKPIDAMVVEVSEVQGWMDKLMKDHAYLMTDAVKPDVLVLTNITMDHIGLINSIEETYAEIYGALAAVEKSCQNNYAVLNYDDPLLRKMAGEIVTCPSIISHGSVEPDFNPDLTVKSDGIHHEDELFLKMEDLPFKSKHFLQNTMAAIGACLALNIDTSAIKAGILSYSPLNRRFSILYQEPLIIDDFAHNPDGITATIKSASEMSEGTLIILFAVRGSRGEVINRLNAEALASALQAVDYSLIITSSSEVVDELNTVHASEIEVVRKVMDEHKLEHTFKEELEDALNYTLNTAKKEDTILLIGAQGMDPAKDILNRIKGPE